A stretch of the Nematostella vectensis chromosome 1, jaNemVect1.1, whole genome shotgun sequence genome encodes the following:
- the LOC116619320 gene encoding dynein light chain Tctex-type 5, with protein sequence MDLLESPRQTRQARRRTSSIGNRSDDSIRRVSMVGSSLRRVSTTSYMMQAGAKKNRAVQDDAGSADMRRKNVRMENTYRMEPTVDFPAIKVRQIVKDALVTLDSHSYEPNDSALLAKLMSKRILDEVKQLNVERYKLVCLVSIGSKNRQGMRIASRCLWNTEYDTCISETMDKHTFYAIATVYGLYFE encoded by the coding sequence ATGGATCTATTGGAAAGCCCTCGTCAGACGCGGCAAGCTCGTCGCCGAACGTCGTCCATCGGGAATCGCTCCGATGACAGTATTAGACGAGTCAGTATGGTGGGCTCATCTCTTAGGAGAGTCTCTACGACTTCGTATATGATGCAAGCAGGGGCGAAGAAGAACAGAGCCGTACAAGACGACGCAGGCAGTGCCGATATGAGGCGAAAGAACGTAAGGATGGAGAACACTTATCGCATGGAACCGACGGTTGATTTCCCTGCGATAAAAGTGCGTCAGATTGTGAAGGACGCGCTAGTAACTCTAGACTCTCATAGTTACGAGCCAAATGACTCAGCTCTCCTCGCCAAACTTATGAGTAAGAGAATCCTTGACGAGGTTAAGCAGCTCAATGTTGAGCGGTATAAGCTGGTGTGTTTGGTATCTATTGGTTCTAAGAACAGACAGGGGATGCGAATAGCGAGTCGTTGCTTGTGGAACACCGAGTACGATACGTGTATCTCGGAGACGATGGACAAACACACTTTTTACGCTATTGCTACAGTATATGGCTTGTATTTTGAGTGA